A DNA window from Candidatus Krumholzibacteriia bacterium contains the following coding sequences:
- a CDS encoding threonine/serine dehydratase encodes MITLDDITSAATRLAPVVHRTPVLRCRGLDALAGATLYLKAENFQRGGAFKIRGAYNKIVQLPEAARRRGVLSYSSGNHAQGVALAASILGIPATIVVPEDIVESKRAATLGYGARLVPYGTTSAERHQRAEVLAREEGLALVRPYDDPDIIAGQGTVALEFLEEVPDLDALIVPIGGGGLISGCAVAARGRRPKIRLVGVEPEDGDDTRRSLAAGKRLSIPGPRTIADGLRAIEPGELTFPIIQRLVDEIVTVTDDEIRQALRLLLERAKLLVEPSGAAALAAVLGRKARLDGKVGIVLSGGNVTLENLPDLLGL; translated from the coding sequence GTGATCACCCTGGACGACATCACCAGCGCCGCCACACGCCTCGCCCCTGTGGTGCACCGCACACCGGTGCTGCGCTGCCGCGGTCTCGACGCCCTGGCCGGAGCCACCTTGTATCTCAAGGCGGAGAACTTCCAACGCGGCGGCGCCTTCAAGATTCGCGGGGCGTACAACAAGATCGTCCAGCTCCCCGAGGCGGCCCGCCGGCGCGGCGTCCTCTCCTACTCCTCCGGGAATCACGCCCAGGGCGTGGCGCTAGCGGCCTCGATCCTCGGCATCCCCGCCACCATCGTGGTCCCCGAGGACATCGTCGAGAGCAAGCGCGCCGCCACCCTGGGCTACGGCGCCCGGCTCGTCCCCTACGGCACCACTTCTGCCGAGCGGCACCAGCGCGCCGAGGTCCTCGCCCGCGAGGAGGGCCTCGCTCTCGTGCGTCCTTATGACGATCCAGACATCATCGCCGGCCAGGGAACGGTCGCCCTGGAGTTCCTGGAGGAAGTGCCCGATTTGGACGCTTTGATCGTCCCCATCGGGGGCGGCGGCCTCATCTCCGGTTGCGCCGTGGCGGCCCGGGGGAGGCGCCCCAAGATCCGCCTTGTGGGGGTGGAGCCTGAAGATGGAGACGACACTCGGCGCTCTCTGGCGGCAGGGAAGCGCCTCTCCATCCCGGGGCCGCGCACCATCGCCGACGGCTTGCGCGCCATCGAGCCGGGGGAACTCACCTTTCCCATCATCCAGCGGCTCGTGGACGAGATCGTGACCGTGACCGATGACGAGATCCGCCAGGCCCTGCGGCTCCTCCTCGAGCGCGCCAAGCTCCTGGTGGAACCCTCGGGCGCCGCGGCCCTGGCCGCGGTCCTCGGGCGCAAGGCCCGCCTCGACGGGAAGGTTGGCATCGTCCTTTCGGGCGGCAACGTGACCCTGGAAAACCTGCCCGATCTCCTGGGCCTGTAG
- a CDS encoding tetratricopeptide repeat protein: protein MTLLGNLFGQLFGDSASEFEARGDSFASVNNWRQAHGEYERALQKTARSSPAYRRLEAKLEEARGRTYEALIEDIHSRLDMREYTFAAEQIEAARALVASPEQKDRLAACEERLHGAGRHEPRPPAATLLPPQRGEASEAGASGREAPGRGVPRPAARAETAPGASGSKTSASAAARSADLDRILDAARLADRDPKQTFMRLLDGMPLREKESRAALGPSYQEAALALAAGEAERAIELFTRLRQERPESNIVFYDLGDALRAAEHYDQAAALYIERLERSPQEWQAWYDLSQTLWSSGDREQALRVVEAGSGRCPRSGHLMAQTGVFLFKAGRAKEALEKLYLALQLDEFDDPGLYHTIASGHQHLGETEKARRGYLKALELAPQSVGTQLDYAEFLLETQDGRGALAILETAFRTMRAGTTQGVYRAYASYLSSKAHLLLGEREMALLAVSRALEDNNQSWLLPALQSQRQAVLSV, encoded by the coding sequence TTGACCCTCCTCGGCAACCTCTTCGGCCAGCTCTTCGGCGACTCCGCCTCCGAGTTCGAGGCGCGGGGGGATTCCTTCGCCTCCGTCAACAATTGGCGCCAGGCGCACGGGGAGTACGAGCGGGCCCTGCAGAAGACGGCGCGCAGCTCGCCTGCCTACCGCCGGCTGGAGGCGAAGCTCGAAGAGGCGCGCGGCCGCACCTATGAGGCCCTGATCGAGGACATCCATTCCCGCCTCGACATGCGTGAGTACACCTTCGCCGCCGAACAGATCGAAGCAGCCCGCGCGCTCGTCGCCAGTCCGGAGCAGAAGGACCGGCTCGCGGCCTGCGAGGAGCGCCTGCACGGCGCCGGCCGGCACGAGCCGCGCCCGCCGGCGGCGACGCTGCTGCCGCCGCAGCGTGGCGAAGCGAGCGAAGCGGGCGCGAGCGGGCGGGAGGCGCCGGGACGCGGCGTGCCGCGCCCAGCGGCTCGGGCCGAGACGGCACCGGGGGCGAGTGGAAGCAAGACGAGCGCTTCCGCTGCGGCGCGGAGCGCCGATCTCGATCGCATCCTCGACGCCGCACGACTCGCCGATCGCGATCCGAAACAGACCTTCATGCGCCTCCTCGACGGCATGCCGCTCAGGGAAAAGGAATCGCGCGCCGCGCTCGGGCCCTCGTACCAGGAGGCGGCGCTGGCGCTCGCGGCGGGAGAGGCGGAACGCGCCATCGAGCTCTTCACCCGGCTGCGGCAAGAGCGACCGGAGTCGAACATCGTCTTCTACGATCTCGGCGACGCGCTGCGCGCGGCGGAGCACTACGACCAGGCGGCGGCTCTCTACATCGAGCGCCTCGAGCGCTCCCCGCAGGAATGGCAGGCTTGGTACGACCTGTCGCAGACGCTGTGGAGCTCGGGCGATCGCGAGCAGGCTCTGCGCGTGGTGGAGGCCGGCAGCGGGCGCTGTCCGCGCAGCGGCCATCTGATGGCGCAAACGGGTGTGTTCCTCTTCAAGGCCGGGCGAGCGAAGGAGGCGCTGGAGAAGTTGTATTTGGCGCTGCAGCTCGACGAATTCGACGATCCCGGTCTGTACCACACGATCGCCAGCGGGCACCAACATCTCGGCGAGACGGAAAAAGCGCGGCGCGGCTACTTGAAGGCGCTGGAGCTCGCGCCCCAGAGTGTCGGCACGCAGCTCGACTACGCCGAGTTCCTCCTGGAAACGCAGGACGGGCGCGGCGCCCTGGCGATCCTGGAGACGGCCTTCCGCACCATGCGCGCCGGCACCACCCAAGGGGTGTACCGGGCCTACGCCTCCTACCTCTCGTCCAAGGCCCATCTGCTCCTCGGCGAGCGCGAAATGGCGCTGCTCGCCGTGAGCCGCGCCCTGGAAGACAACAACCAGAGCTGGTTGCTCCCCGCCCTCCAGTCCCAGCGGCAAGCGGTGCTCAGCGTGTGA